One genomic region from candidate division TA06 bacterium encodes:
- a CDS encoding Ig-like domain-containing protein, whose protein sequence is MKKASSYIFLMATVFQLLSLSCGKKATPVAPPPEGDLTPPVVNSSYPAGDTSGAFVRNHAITMTFSEAMQQSSVQSAFSASNVSGSFYWIGNTFTFVPDTAFAPNDTVFVSITGNALDLADNGLSPVFNKWYLTSDWLDTTAPTVWAHRPLPDSENISIGTDVMAYASETLSEWSTKALTLTDSAGVKVTGNTILGWNASTLQYMPSYNLKYNTRYIVTIDTSLRDLCWNQLAVNYSWSFRTEKDTVKPTVVSVSPAAGDTGITVNTSITVCFSEPMDKASAQAALSLVPAVAFSGYSWQGDTLMTAALAETLSFKKQYRINVDTTARDAAGNRLAAVHSSTFTTLRGLLVLCNTADQIQMYQQTDLKDEGYLGSYSSPRQIRISADDSMAYVLTQNGVEFIQLKNRNNHLGTVNLRQTCYGLALSFDGTKLAVSDTLNKWLYIINTATMLKEDSVQTIANFPKGVCFNQSGSKAAVICWGGVEIYNTASLHNPPTAVGLTALPNGGEELINSTGDVAYAASGKGFAIINLSTATVTYQSPDISTHPFGLAVSPDGAHLALACYDENAVKIYTTTGAYVATVAVGTQPKGLCYSPDGKWLYVSNSGSSNVSVISRSGNTYTLSSAVTVSSGPWGLAVTP, encoded by the coding sequence ATGAAAAAAGCGTCATCATATATTTTCTTGATGGCAACGGTGTTTCAGTTGCTGTCGTTAAGCTGCGGCAAGAAGGCCACTCCGGTAGCCCCTCCGCCCGAAGGCGACCTGACCCCGCCGGTTGTAAACAGCAGTTATCCGGCAGGCGACACCTCCGGAGCTTTTGTCCGAAATCATGCAATTACCATGACCTTCAGCGAAGCCATGCAGCAGTCCTCGGTGCAAAGCGCTTTTTCGGCCAGCAATGTCTCCGGAAGCTTTTATTGGATAGGCAATACTTTTACTTTCGTCCCGGACACGGCCTTTGCCCCCAACGATACGGTTTTTGTATCCATCACCGGCAATGCGCTGGACTTGGCCGACAACGGGCTTTCGCCGGTCTTTAACAAATGGTACCTAACCTCGGATTGGCTGGACACCACGGCCCCCACGGTTTGGGCCCACCGGCCCCTGCCGGATTCCGAAAACATCTCCATCGGCACGGACGTAATGGCCTACGCTTCCGAAACCTTGTCCGAATGGTCTACCAAAGCCCTGACCCTGACCGACTCCGCTGGAGTCAAGGTTACCGGCAACACAATCCTGGGTTGGAATGCTTCAACCCTGCAGTATATGCCCAGCTATAATCTTAAATACAATACCCGCTATATTGTGACCATAGACACCAGCCTGCGCGATCTGTGTTGGAATCAGCTGGCTGTCAATTACAGCTGGTCCTTTAGAACAGAGAAGGACACGGTCAAGCCCACAGTAGTCTCCGTTTCCCCGGCGGCAGGCGACACCGGCATCACGGTCAACACAAGCATCACAGTCTGCTTTTCCGAGCCCATGGACAAGGCCTCGGCCCAGGCCGCGCTGTCATTAGTCCCGGCAGTTGCTTTCTCGGGCTACAGTTGGCAGGGCGACACCCTGATGACCGCGGCCCTGGCCGAAACCCTTTCCTTTAAAAAACAATACCGGATAAATGTCGACACCACGGCTCGGGATGCCGCCGGCAACCGGTTGGCAGCGGTTCATTCCAGTACCTTCACCACCCTGCGGGGCCTGCTAGTGCTGTGCAACACAGCCGACCAGATCCAGATGTACCAGCAGACCGACCTAAAGGACGAAGGATACCTGGGGTCATATTCATCGCCCCGCCAGATCCGAATATCGGCCGACGACAGCATGGCCTATGTTCTGACCCAGAACGGGGTGGAGTTCATCCAGCTGAAGAACCGCAACAACCATTTGGGCACAGTCAACCTGCGACAGACCTGCTACGGGCTGGCCCTTTCTTTTGATGGGACGAAACTGGCGGTAAGCGACACGCTGAACAAATGGCTGTATATAATCAATACCGCCACCATGCTGAAAGAGGATTCGGTCCAGACCATAGCCAACTTCCCCAAGGGAGTCTGCTTCAACCAAAGCGGCAGCAAGGCGGCGGTGATTTGCTGGGGCGGGGTGGAGATATACAATACAGCCAGCCTTCACAATCCGCCCACAGCTGTCGGCCTTACCGCCCTGCCAAACGGCGGCGAGGAGCTGATCAACAGCACCGGGGACGTGGCATATGCTGCATCCGGCAAGGGCTTTGCCATCATCAACCTCTCAACGGCCACGGTAACTTATCAATCCCCGGACATTTCCACCCATCCCTTCGGCCTGGCGGTCTCTCCGGACGGTGCCCACTTGGCACTGGCTTGCTATGACGAGAATGCGGTCAAGATTTACACCACCACAGGCGCGTATGTCGCCACTGTCGCTGTGGGCACCCAGCCCAAGGGTCTGTGCTACAGCCCGGACGGAAAATGGCTCTATGTCTCCAACTCCGGCAGCAGCAACGTCTCGGTCATTAGCCGCAGCGGGAACACTTACACCCTGTCAAGCGCCGTGACCGTAAGCTCCGGGCCCTGGGGGCTGGCCGTGACCCCGTGA
- a CDS encoding NAD(+)/NADH kinase yields the protein MKTWGIIYNRQRPGAENVIRELSAWLKDHGIAPIIEQGIKLEGCQCAADSEVAANCELLLALGGDGTILRSVHLMGQRQKPILGINLGSLGFLTETSQDQMWQSLEQVARGQYQTEERAMIKGRTDGKDFYALNDFDIRVPTRLVELSVSVGGEFLSRYYADGMLISTPTGSTAYSLSAGGPIVEPTMEVMVITPICPHTLSIRPMIVPMDKTVEVTVHGKREEAIMVVDGQQRHSFKDGQQVVFEKAGIKAKLVKTQKSSFYNILRTKLKWGARGEDGK from the coding sequence ATGAAAACCTGGGGAATAATCTACAACCGCCAGCGGCCCGGGGCCGAGAACGTGATCCGGGAACTTTCGGCCTGGCTTAAGGACCACGGCATCGCGCCCATCATCGAGCAGGGCATCAAGCTGGAAGGCTGCCAGTGCGCGGCCGACAGCGAAGTGGCCGCTAACTGCGAGCTGCTTTTGGCCCTGGGCGGCGACGGCACCATCTTGCGCTCGGTCCATTTGATGGGGCAGCGGCAAAAGCCGATCCTGGGGATCAACCTGGGCTCGCTGGGCTTTTTGACCGAGACCTCGCAGGACCAGATGTGGCAGAGCCTGGAGCAGGTGGCCCGGGGCCAGTACCAGACGGAAGAGAGGGCCATGATCAAGGGCCGGACCGATGGCAAAGACTTTTACGCCCTGAACGATTTTGACATCCGGGTCCCCACCCGGTTAGTGGAACTGTCGGTCTCGGTAGGTGGCGAGTTCCTGAGCCGCTATTACGCCGACGGGATGCTGATCTCCACCCCCACCGGGTCCACCGCCTATTCGCTTTCGGCCGGCGGGCCTATCGTGGAACCCACCATGGAGGTGATGGTGATCACGCCCATCTGCCCCCACACCCTCTCCATCCGTCCGATGATCGTGCCCATGGACAAGACGGTGGAGGTGACGGTGCACGGCAAACGGGAGGAGGCCATCATGGTGGTGGACGGCCAGCAGCGCCATTCCTTCAAGGACGGCCAGCAGGTGGTCTTTGAGAAGGCGGGGATCAAAGCCAAATTAGTAAAGACCCAGAAGTCTTCGTTCTACAACATCCTCCGCACCAAGCTGAAATGGGGGGCAAGAGGCGAGGACGGGAAATGA
- the rbfA gene encoding 30S ribosome-binding factor RbfA, translating into MSFKRSSQVGQQMKRELSGIIVGQLKDPRLGFVTVTDVELADDLRFAKVFISIYGDPAKQKETLKGLKSAKGYIRRELGQRLRLRNCPDFDFRIDESIAQGDKIDHLLNQIAQEKKPDGDQ; encoded by the coding sequence ATGTCATTCAAACGATCAAGCCAGGTGGGCCAGCAGATGAAGCGGGAACTGTCCGGGATCATCGTCGGCCAGCTGAAGGATCCCCGGCTGGGCTTTGTGACGGTCACTGATGTGGAACTGGCCGACGACCTGCGATTTGCCAAGGTGTTCATCAGCATCTACGGCGACCCGGCCAAACAAAAGGAGACCCTGAAGGGCCTGAAAAGCGCCAAGGGCTACATCCGGCGGGAACTGGGGCAGCGCCTGCGCCTACGCAACTGCCCGGATTTCGATTTCCGGATAGACGAGTCCATAGCCCAGGGAGACAAGATAGACCATCTGTTGAACCAGATAGCCCAGGAGAAGAAGCCCGATGGCGATCAATGA
- the recN gene encoding DNA repair protein RecN: MLTKLTVKDYALIESLEVDFTPGLNILTGETGAGKSILIGALGLALGERADSDSVRGGAKAATVEAEFNVQACRQAAEVLRELEVETETAPLILRREVNAAGKSRAFANDSPVNLNGLKRLGDALLDMHGQHQHQSLLYEERHLDYLDAFGHLEPVREQVSQLFSEYHKIKKQLNDLVHQEQLTREKIDLYQFQLKEIEAAGLQAGQEEELEKEKFILENTEKLFASANQAYELLYEGEGSIIERLGTLENLFSDLSAIDERQNESREAARSALAQLEETARALRQYRDRLQFDPERLEVIRDRLDLIKTLKKKYGQKRGTIEAVLEHAQSIKLELDGVEHGEEIIAKLKAEMENERMELEKYALALSSKRTEAAKKLSKEVIGQLKDLGMDKAVFKVQSLQTEDALGLAEVKGKRVMTEAWGIDQVSFLISPNPGEDLKALARIASGGEISRVMLAIKTILAEADAVPVLVFDEIDAGIGGRVAEAVGRKLKEIGRKRQVLCITHLPQIAALGDSHYVVSKQENKGRTITNVEQLDQKQRVDELARMLGGSRVTETVVKHAREMIGEKN; encoded by the coding sequence ATGCTCACCAAACTTACCGTAAAAGATTACGCCCTGATAGAATCGCTGGAAGTGGATTTTACGCCCGGCCTCAATATTTTAACCGGAGAGACCGGCGCGGGAAAGTCCATCCTGATAGGTGCTTTGGGCCTGGCCCTGGGCGAGCGGGCCGATTCCGACAGCGTCCGGGGCGGAGCCAAGGCGGCAACGGTGGAGGCCGAGTTCAACGTCCAGGCCTGCCGCCAGGCGGCGGAGGTGCTCAGGGAATTAGAAGTTGAAACAGAAACCGCCCCGCTGATCCTGCGGCGCGAAGTGAACGCCGCCGGCAAGAGCCGGGCCTTCGCCAACGACAGTCCGGTGAACCTTAACGGCCTGAAACGCCTGGGCGACGCCTTGCTGGACATGCACGGCCAGCACCAGCACCAATCCTTGCTTTATGAAGAGCGGCATCTGGATTACTTAGACGCCTTCGGCCATCTGGAACCCGTGCGGGAGCAAGTTTCGCAGCTGTTTTCAGAATACCATAAGATCAAAAAGCAACTGAACGATCTGGTCCACCAGGAACAGCTGACCCGGGAGAAGATAGACCTGTACCAGTTCCAGCTAAAGGAGATCGAGGCCGCCGGCCTGCAGGCCGGACAGGAAGAGGAGTTGGAAAAAGAAAAGTTTATTTTAGAGAACACCGAAAAACTTTTCGCCTCGGCCAATCAGGCTTACGAACTTTTATACGAGGGCGAGGGCTCCATCATCGAGCGGCTGGGGACGCTGGAGAACCTGTTCTCGGATCTGTCCGCCATAGACGAGCGCCAGAACGAAAGCCGGGAAGCCGCCCGGAGCGCTCTGGCCCAGCTGGAGGAGACCGCCCGGGCCTTAAGGCAATACCGGGACCGCCTGCAATTTGACCCCGAGAGACTGGAGGTGATCCGCGACCGGCTGGACCTGATCAAGACCCTCAAGAAAAAATACGGCCAGAAACGGGGCACCATCGAGGCGGTGCTGGAACACGCCCAGAGTATCAAACTGGAATTAGACGGCGTGGAACACGGCGAGGAAATCATTGCCAAGTTAAAGGCAGAAATGGAAAACGAACGGATGGAGCTTGAGAAGTATGCTCTAGCGCTCTCTTCCAAACGGACCGAGGCCGCCAAAAAACTTTCTAAGGAAGTGATCGGGCAGTTGAAGGACTTAGGCATGGATAAGGCCGTGTTCAAAGTGCAGTCCCTGCAAACCGAGGACGCCTTAGGCTTGGCCGAGGTCAAGGGCAAGAGAGTAATGACCGAGGCTTGGGGAATAGACCAGGTGAGTTTCCTGATCTCGCCCAACCCCGGCGAGGATCTAAAAGCCTTGGCCAGGATCGCCTCGGGCGGCGAGATCTCGCGGGTGATGCTGGCTATCAAGACCATACTGGCCGAGGCGGACGCGGTGCCGGTGCTGGTGTTCGACGAGATAGACGCCGGGATCGGCGGCCGGGTGGCCGAGGCGGTGGGCAGGAAACTTAAAGAGATCGGCAGAAAGCGCCAGGTGTTGTGCATCACCCATCTGCCGCAGATCGCGGCTTTGGGAGATTCCCATTACGTGGTCAGCAAGCAGGAGAACAAAGGCCGAACCATCACCAACGTGGAGCAGTTAGATCAGAAGCAGAGAGTGGACGAGTTGGCCCGGATGCTGGGCGGGAGCAGGGTGACGGAGACGGTTGTCAAACATGCCCGGGAGATGATAGGCGAAAAGAATTAG
- a CDS encoding site-specific DNA-methyltransferase — protein MKKVIKYNIAPAKGQAILNFNDRRFPDTVELFETNLVEEVRSKKPKQLNAESDLNPDFRNLLIHGDCLSACAYLKSKNIKVDLVYIDPPFASGANYSKKIFLRNGDAENIKNDDSSIGEEILYSDIWQKEDYLNWLYERLLAIREVMSAKSCIYVHLDWHIGHYVKILMDEIFGEENFINDIIWSYRSGGASKESSLPRKHDIIFLYSNNNNNEKEVVINSIMERQYLEKPFMGSKVDENGNYYVDTLLRDVMEGVICRVLEDGSLKEYNTRPVLNLSKERVEYNTQKPEGLIELLVDIATTKGMIVADLFNGSGTAVSVAASMDRKYIGCDIGINSIQTTRDRLVEDKADFDIIKVNDGVKLFRNPAQTTAKLFSLIDGFKTKTELQLGEFWDGGIVGKNGSYAPVKFIGLHERLTKELLDIILEEIYQLQDSSNEIEGIKIIYAHKDLEIDQEYVDKEIRRKRKTDLKVEVIDLNTILGSKSETLFTPDNADVEMVKDGAKYSVKINSYFSSYLKNKIDDYNAKPKKNDDLIDEENETGGGKKFTPIKLSKNGLELIESVQFDTTLREDGVWISNLDLEDKAGIKEKIKAKYVLNTNKFKMKIRNIAGDEIIIDSTAVK, from the coding sequence ATGAAAAAGGTCATTAAATATAACATAGCTCCCGCAAAGGGCCAGGCAATATTGAATTTCAACGACCGCCGTTTTCCGGATACGGTAGAGCTGTTTGAAACCAACCTGGTTGAAGAAGTGCGCAGCAAAAAGCCAAAACAGCTCAATGCCGAATCAGATTTGAACCCGGATTTTAGAAATCTTTTAATTCATGGGGACTGCCTATCGGCCTGTGCTTATTTAAAGTCAAAGAATATAAAAGTGGATTTGGTTTACATTGACCCGCCATTTGCCAGCGGGGCAAATTACTCTAAAAAAATATTCTTACGTAATGGCGATGCAGAAAATATAAAAAATGACGATTCAAGTATTGGAGAAGAGATATTATACAGTGATATTTGGCAAAAAGAAGATTATTTAAATTGGCTTTACGAAAGGCTCCTTGCAATACGTGAAGTCATGTCGGCAAAATCTTGTATATACGTCCATTTAGATTGGCATATTGGTCATTATGTAAAAATATTAATGGATGAAATATTCGGCGAGGAAAATTTTATAAATGATATTATCTGGAGTTATAGAAGTGGAGGTGCCTCTAAAGAATCATCTTTGCCCCGCAAACACGATATTATATTTTTATATTCAAATAACAATAACAATGAAAAAGAAGTTGTCATAAATTCTATAATGGAGAGACAATATTTAGAAAAACCTTTTATGGGTTCCAAAGTCGATGAAAACGGGAATTACTATGTAGATACGTTATTAAGAGATGTAATGGAAGGTGTAATTTGTAGAGTTTTGGAAGATGGTAGCCTGAAAGAATACAATACTAGACCTGTATTGAATTTGTCAAAAGAAAGAGTAGAATATAATACGCAAAAACCAGAAGGTCTAATTGAATTGTTGGTTGATATTGCTACTACTAAGGGTATGATAGTTGCCGATTTGTTTAATGGTAGTGGTACAGCAGTTTCCGTTGCTGCAAGTATGGATAGGAAATATATTGGCTGCGATATAGGTATAAATTCAATACAGACAACACGTGATAGATTGGTTGAAGACAAAGCAGATTTTGATATTATAAAAGTAAATGACGGAGTTAAGTTATTTAGAAACCCAGCGCAGACAACAGCTAAATTATTCAGTTTAATTGATGGTTTTAAAACAAAAACAGAATTGCAGCTTGGCGAATTTTGGGATGGTGGCATTGTAGGTAAAAACGGGAGCTATGCTCCGGTTAAATTTATAGGTTTGCATGAAAGATTAACCAAAGAATTGTTGGATATAATATTGGAAGAAATCTATCAGTTGCAGGATTCAAGCAATGAAATAGAAGGCATAAAGATTATTTATGCGCATAAAGACCTTGAAATAGATCAGGAATATGTTGATAAGGAAATAAGACGTAAGAGAAAAACCGATTTAAAGGTTGAAGTGATTGATCTTAACACTATACTTGGGTCAAAGAGCGAGACATTGTTTACACCCGATAATGCTGATGTTGAAATGGTAAAAGATGGCGCAAAATACAGTGTTAAAATAAATAGCTATTTTAGTAGTTATTTGAAGAACAAGATTGACGATTATAATGCCAAACCAAAAAAGAACGATGATCTTATTGATGAAGAAAATGAAACCGGTGGGGGAAAGAAATTCACGCCTATCAAGCTAAGTAAAAACGGACTTGAGTTGATTGAATCCGTACAGTTTGATACTACCTTGAGGGAAGATGGCGTTTGGATAAGCAATCTTGACTTGGAAGACAAGGCTGGCATAAAAGAAAAAATTAAGGCTAAATATGTTCTTAATACCAATAAGTTCAAAATGAAAATACGAAATATAGCCGGTGACGAGATTATAATTGATAGTACTGCGGTAAAATAA
- a CDS encoding DEAD/DEAH box helicase family protein gives MLSIYQLIAHKTKNWVAQELSNNQSVIGGILKHIENESYLRIPQKEAIEVYLWLKFVGNNQKLSDIVRQGLIYDEETAKGLDNYYTFGNNYVTQFLNQFALENGLDNFQKKLANDPQSVKYDWDQVLEELLHNYEYPNYLYSLPMGAGKTYLIAAFIYLDLFFALLNKTDKRFAHNFVVFAPQAAKTAILPSLQTIKNFEPEWVLPANEAERLKIIVHFEILDSLASKRKDKLHGNNPNLEKVNGITQTKDFGLVFITNAEKVVLEKYEDKDKIITDPASIFYDPKKADEIIKINELREKLSHLPFLGVFLDEVHHTYKASDSDEKKLRNAVNILNQHKKVVSAIGLSGTPYVKNQVIQKDLTIRLNQIQDIVYHYSLADGIGKFLKIPIVNGVKEVKEKAFINEALNEFFKSHDITYYDKTKSKIAFYCPSIKTLNENILPVVQEWYQKNRPGKEEEIFRYYSEVKKEDKIYKLPKESLAIFNNLDKSYSKKRVVLLVAVGAEGWDCRSLTAVALPRLKTTKNFVLQTTCRCLREVKDASKETALIFLEENNYNTLDHELKENYNLSIADLKYKQEPLINVIIKKPKLGKLKYCQVYKKFEIVKKEQKGNPNEQLNNFSFKGIIDKYKYQATTTTATIGRGGLVSESNALYSSDEQWHYEFIDFIYDLTKACYGKYQEKELISSFEKELQEIYRQIKENKAWVINHPHLEIYDIIKIVAGFLMAEYTYKIDVIKEDAEIELLEWNIIDPAIFYGSGKFLPKIKLEDIDKINKRPNRIEEDMEDAGLDSQDISFNYMPYRLDSDYERNALLELLKLSELKDLEVYYNGYKDLKLQNFWIKTDFGEYTPDFLIVKRKEGKKYKSKTEKGEIDEVLIIETKGSTYYNDDFKRKEKFVNETFLAHNPNFKFACFVDEGKNDFKKHLAKVREIINNL, from the coding sequence ATGCTTTCAATTTATCAACTCATAGCACATAAAACAAAGAATTGGGTAGCTCAAGAGCTTTCCAATAACCAATCTGTTATTGGCGGCATATTGAAGCACATTGAAAACGAGAGTTACCTGCGTATACCGCAAAAAGAAGCCATTGAAGTATATCTATGGCTTAAATTTGTTGGTAATAACCAAAAGCTTTCCGATATTGTCAGGCAGGGATTGATTTATGATGAAGAAACAGCAAAGGGCTTGGATAACTATTATACTTTTGGCAACAACTATGTGACCCAATTTTTAAATCAATTTGCTTTGGAAAACGGTCTGGATAATTTTCAAAAGAAATTAGCAAATGACCCGCAAAGTGTAAAGTATGATTGGGACCAAGTACTGGAAGAACTTTTACATAATTATGAGTATCCCAATTATCTTTACAGCTTGCCAATGGGTGCCGGAAAAACGTATCTGATAGCTGCTTTTATATATTTAGATTTATTCTTTGCCCTCTTAAATAAAACCGACAAAAGATTTGCCCATAATTTTGTTGTTTTTGCACCACAAGCAGCAAAGACAGCCATTTTGCCATCTCTTCAAACTATTAAAAACTTTGAACCGGAATGGGTTTTGCCGGCAAATGAGGCAGAACGGTTAAAGATCATTGTACATTTTGAAATACTTGACAGTTTGGCCTCAAAGCGTAAAGATAAATTGCACGGCAATAATCCTAATCTTGAAAAGGTTAACGGGATAACACAAACCAAAGATTTTGGTTTGGTATTTATTACCAATGCCGAAAAGGTTGTGCTTGAAAAATATGAAGATAAAGACAAAATTATAACCGATCCAGCCAGCATTTTTTATGATCCAAAGAAAGCCGACGAGATTATAAAAATAAATGAATTACGCGAGAAGCTTTCGCATCTTCCGTTTTTGGGTGTTTTTCTTGACGAGGTTCACCACACTTATAAGGCCAGCGATAGCGATGAAAAAAAACTACGTAATGCGGTAAATATTTTAAACCAGCATAAAAAAGTTGTTTCAGCGATAGGCCTTTCAGGCACGCCATATGTTAAAAATCAAGTCATCCAAAAAGATCTGACTATCCGGCTTAATCAAATACAAGACATTGTTTATCACTATTCGTTGGCCGATGGTATCGGAAAATTCCTAAAAATACCAATAGTTAATGGCGTTAAAGAGGTAAAAGAAAAGGCTTTTATAAATGAGGCTCTTAACGAATTCTTTAAAAGCCATGACATTACCTATTACGATAAAACAAAAAGCAAAATTGCCTTTTACTGCCCGTCGATAAAAACCCTAAATGAAAACATTCTGCCGGTAGTACAGGAATGGTACCAAAAAAACAGGCCGGGCAAAGAAGAAGAAATATTCAGGTATTATTCGGAGGTAAAAAAGGAAGATAAAATATATAAACTGCCCAAAGAGAGCCTTGCCATCTTCAATAATCTTGATAAATCGTATTCTAAAAAGCGTGTCGTACTTTTAGTGGCGGTTGGCGCCGAAGGTTGGGACTGCCGAAGCTTGACGGCAGTAGCGCTACCCCGGCTTAAAACAACCAAAAATTTTGTTCTGCAAACCACCTGCCGGTGTTTGCGTGAGGTTAAAGACGCTTCCAAAGAAACAGCTTTGATTTTTCTTGAAGAAAACAACTATAACACCTTGGACCATGAGCTTAAAGAAAATTACAACCTGTCTATTGCTGATCTTAAATATAAACAAGAGCCGTTAATAAACGTAATAATTAAAAAGCCGAAACTTGGCAAGCTAAAATATTGCCAGGTGTACAAGAAGTTTGAAATTGTAAAAAAAGAACAAAAGGGAAATCCAAATGAACAGTTAAACAACTTTTCATTCAAGGGTATAATTGATAAATATAAATACCAAGCCACCACCACCACAGCCACCATCGGTCGTGGCGGATTGGTTTCAGAAAGTAACGCTTTATATAGCTCTGATGAGCAATGGCATTATGAATTTATTGATTTCATATATGATTTGACAAAGGCTTGTTATGGCAAATACCAGGAAAAAGAACTTATAAGCAGTTTTGAAAAAGAACTACAAGAGATTTACCGCCAAATAAAAGAAAACAAAGCATGGGTCATTAACCATCCGCATTTGGAAATATATGATATCATTAAGATAGTTGCCGGGTTTCTAATGGCCGAATATACTTATAAAATTGATGTAATTAAAGAAGACGCCGAGATCGAATTGTTAGAGTGGAACATAATTGACCCTGCAATATTTTATGGAAGCGGTAAATTTCTACCCAAAATAAAACTGGAGGACATAGATAAAATAAACAAGAGGCCGAACCGTATTGAGGAAGATATGGAAGATGCTGGTCTTGACTCGCAAGATATAAGTTTTAATTACATGCCTTACCGCCTGGATTCAGATTATGAAAGAAATGCCCTGCTGGAATTGCTTAAATTATCCGAACTAAAAGATCTGGAAGTTTATTATAACGGGTACAAAGATTTAAAACTGCAGAATTTCTGGATAAAGACAGATTTTGGGGAATATACACCTGACTTTCTTATTGTTAAGCGCAAGGAAGGTAAAAAATATAAAAGTAAAACAGAAAAGGGCGAAATAGATGAGGTTTTGATCATTGAAACAAAGGGAAGCACTTACTACAACGACGATTTTAAACGGAAAGAAAAATTCGTAAACGAGACATTTTTAGCCCATAACCCCAATTTTAAGTTTGCTTGTTTCGTGGATGAAGGGAAAAACGACTTTAAAAAACATCTGGCAAAAGTAAGAGAAATAATTAATAATTTATAA
- a CDS encoding bifunctional oligoribonuclease/PAP phosphatase NrnA, with the protein MAINDVSEALVRHRRFLLTSHYNPDGDNIASQLALASILKSLNKQVAIVNQDPVPGRYRFLPGWESIKNEIVPQNASCAVVLDCANIDRIGKAADIITPATMEIINIDHHVSNNLYGHFHYVDSEASSTCELVFRLAQKLRVKPTPEQAQIILTGMMADTGGFRYSSTSADTLRAAGLLSDYGAKIGDVAEQLYYQQPLNQLKILGELLSRLKTGAKGRLAYMALTQDLIKKYQFDLSESEEFVKYALAVKGAEVAILFKEQGNGIIRVSFRAKGRVDVNQLASKFGGGGHVSAAGARLNTRLDDAVQKVVQMAEAELN; encoded by the coding sequence ATGGCGATCAATGACGTATCGGAAGCCCTGGTCAGGCATCGCCGCTTTCTTTTAACCAGTCACTACAACCCAGACGGCGACAACATCGCATCACAACTGGCCCTGGCCTCGATCCTTAAATCTCTCAACAAGCAGGTGGCGATCGTGAACCAGGACCCGGTGCCGGGCCGTTACCGCTTTTTGCCGGGCTGGGAATCCATCAAGAACGAGATAGTCCCCCAGAACGCCAGCTGCGCCGTGGTGCTGGACTGCGCCAACATCGACCGGATAGGAAAGGCGGCGGACATCATCACGCCGGCCACCATGGAGATCATCAACATTGACCATCACGTCTCCAACAATCTTTACGGGCATTTCCACTACGTCGATTCCGAAGCCTCGTCCACCTGCGAGCTGGTGTTTAGGCTGGCCCAGAAGTTAAGGGTCAAGCCCACCCCGGAACAGGCCCAGATCATTTTGACCGGGATGATGGCCGACACCGGGGGTTTCCGCTATTCCAGCACTTCGGCCGACACCCTGCGGGCGGCCGGACTTTTATCCGACTATGGCGCTAAAATAGGCGACGTGGCCGAGCAGTTGTATTACCAGCAGCCCCTGAATCAGCTGAAGATACTGGGCGAGTTGTTGAGCCGTCTTAAAACCGGGGCCAAAGGCCGGCTGGCCTACATGGCTTTGACCCAGGACCTGATCAAAAAATACCAGTTTGACCTGTCCGAAAGCGAGGAGTTCGTGAAATACGCCCTGGCGGTAAAGGGGGCCGAGGTAGCCATCCTGTTCAAGGAGCAGGGCAATGGCATCATCCGGGTCTCGTTCCGGGCCAAGGGCCGGGTGGACGTCAACCAGTTGGCAAGCAAGTTCGGCGGCGGGGGGCATGTCTCGGCGGCCGGAGCCCGGCTGAACACCAGGTTGGATGATGCGGTGCAGAAGGTGGTGCAGATGGCAGAGGCGGAACTTAACTGA